In a single window of the Paraclostridium sordellii genome:
- a CDS encoding XRE family transcriptional regulator, with product MLYNFNSNLKNLRTSKKLTQNDLAKALKVSRQTISNYENGSNDPDFYMIASIAKFFNCSIDSLVFDGCNLDLKNINDLINLNIDDIDINNIIDLLESKKHSLSKNIKKVDNIICTLETINQKNNFTSPSNFDIIKDDINNTNNEDFKTEIAEEISPVISIDKYKSSKNSIDVDFYNENNVFIVDASPFSSDETEKVYSYGNVSAGIPTFGEDSIEDEFNIFKYDLKYDSDHYFVLKVKGESMNRLYKNGDYLLVEKSCNYNLNKPVIVFLENEATVKFVEIDDFHITIIPYSTDPKFEPIHYPLKNYNYYIAGNVVGVINIIKDN from the coding sequence TTGCTATATAACTTCAATTCAAATCTAAAGAATTTAAGAACATCTAAAAAATTAACTCAAAATGATTTAGCAAAAGCCTTAAAAGTCTCAAGGCAGACTATATCTAATTATGAAAATGGTAGTAATGATCCAGACTTTTATATGATTGCAAGTATTGCTAAATTTTTCAATTGTTCTATCGATTCTTTGGTTTTTGATGGATGTAATTTAGATTTAAAAAATATCAATGATTTAATAAATTTAAATATTGATGATATAGATATCAATAATATTATTGATCTTCTGGAATCTAAAAAACACAGTCTTTCTAAAAATATAAAAAAAGTTGATAATATAATTTGTACTTTAGAAACAATTAATCAAAAAAATAATTTTACATCTCCTTCAAATTTTGACATTATAAAAGATGACATTAATAATACAAATAATGAAGATTTCAAAACTGAAATAGCAGAAGAAATTTCTCCTGTCATTTCTATTGATAAATATAAATCAAGTAAAAATTCTATTGATGTTGACTTTTATAATGAGAATAATGTTTTTATTGTAGATGCTTCTCCTTTTTCTTCAGATGAAACAGAAAAAGTATACAGTTATGGGAATGTTTCAGCAGGGATTCCTACATTTGGAGAAGATAGTATTGAGGATGAATTTAATATTTTTAAATATGACTTAAAGTATGATAGTGACCATTATTTCGTATTAAAAGTAAAAGGTGAAAGCATGAACAGACTTTATAAAAATGGTGATTACTTATTAGTAGAAAAATCTTGTAATTATAATTTAAATAAGCCTGTTATTGTTTTTTTAGAAAATGAAGCAACTGTAAAATTTGTTGAAATTGATGATTTCCATATAACTATTATTCCTTACAGTACTGATCCTAAGTTTGAGCCAATACATTATCCACTAAAAAATTATAATTACTATATAGCTGGTAATGTTGTAGGAGTAATAAATATTATAAAAGATAATTAG
- a CDS encoding CAP domain-containing protein, producing the protein MRLNRSRVATLLITAGLTLSLVGCGGNDINKKEEQKSKTKVESKVSKNTDEKSKKNENKDEKTGNKESNKKDNNDSSSNSKDENKNSSSSSSNKNESKKTTAKAEKTSTSSKSNNKSNNKTSSSSSNSSSKKPSSSNTVASKPSSKPSSSKPSNNKPSSNNVTSKPNNNTNTTNKPSKPVEKPQNKPVEKPNPTLQPQPEQKPVEPPKPVEPTPQPTPEPPKPVDRTWEYMSGLSQETFNALNAFRQANGVAPLAYSSSEQSRANAQAEYNARTETNTHDVDQISYKGNADSTANGFIQAWANSSGHRANMLDSEYTQGAVSVYKDSNGHYYVVGSFYLEW; encoded by the coding sequence ATGAGATTGAATAGGAGTAGAGTTGCAACTCTACTAATTACAGCAGGACTAACACTATCGTTAGTAGGTTGCGGGGGAAATGACATTAATAAGAAAGAGGAACAAAAGAGCAAAACTAAAGTTGAATCTAAAGTGTCGAAAAACACTGATGAAAAATCTAAGAAAAACGAAAATAAGGATGAAAAAACAGGAAATAAGGAGTCGAATAAAAAAGATAATAATGACTCTAGCAGTAACTCAAAAGATGAAAATAAGAATAGTTCATCATCAAGTAGTAATAAGAATGAAAGTAAAAAGACTACGGCTAAAGCAGAAAAGACAAGTACAAGTAGTAAGAGCAATAATAAATCAAATAATAAAACATCATCATCTAGTAGCAATTCATCAAGTAAAAAGCCGAGTTCAAGTAATACTGTAGCATCAAAGCCTAGCAGTAAACCATCAAGTAGTAAACCTAGCAATAATAAACCTTCAAGTAATAATGTAACTTCAAAACCAAATAATAATACCAATACTACAAATAAGCCTAGTAAACCAGTAGAAAAACCACAAAATAAACCAGTTGAAAAGCCGAATCCAACACTACAACCTCAACCAGAGCAAAAGCCAGTAGAACCACCTAAGCCTGTTGAGCCAACACCACAACCAACGCCAGAACCTCCAAAACCAGTAGATAGAACATGGGAGTATATGAGTGGATTAAGTCAAGAAACATTTAATGCTTTAAATGCTTTTAGACAAGCTAATGGAGTTGCACCGCTTGCATATAGTTCAAGTGAACAATCAAGAGCTAATGCACAAGCTGAATATAATGCTAGAACTGAAACAAACACACATGATGTAGACCAAATAAGCTATAAAGGTAATGCAGATTCAACAGCAAATGGATTTATTCAAGCTTGGGCTAATTCATCAGGACATAGAGCTAACATGTTGGATAGTGAATATACACAAGGAGCAGTATCTGTATATAAAGATAGTAATGGACATTATTATGTAGTAGGAAGTTTTTATTTAGAGTGGTAA
- a CDS encoding NUMOD1 domain-containing DNA-binding protein, translating into MTRSLTFYRFNDDKTMRNYMALLACILNPKLTHSRAVRIFSLNCEGDKRNSLYSEKQGENQCKDKLKNQEVVKVNPCLGIDKANKFNVLDTKTNTYCEFDNIKKLEKTLGINKKQVKRYLESEELFLNQYKFLVG; encoded by the coding sequence ATGACTAGAAGTTTGACATTTTATAGATTTAATGATGATAAAACAATGAGAAACTATATGGCTTTATTAGCTTGTATTCTAAATCCTAAGCTTACACACAGTAGAGCTGTTAGGATATTTAGCCTTAACTGTGAAGGGGATAAAAGAAACAGCCTGTATAGCGAAAAACAAGGTGAAAATCAATGTAAAGATAAACTTAAAAATCAAGAAGTTGTAAAGGTTAACCCATGTTTAGGTATAGATAAAGCCAATAAATTCAATGTTTTAGATACTAAAACTAATACATATTGTGAGTTTGATAATATAAAAAAACTTGAAAAAACACTAGGAATTAATAAAAAACAAGTTAAAAGATATTTGGAAAGTGAAGAGTTATTTTTAAATCAATATAAATTTTTAGTTGGGTAA
- a CDS encoding sigma-70 family RNA polymerase sigma factor translates to MSNLYESIRKYKCGYIEEILNILDMFDPLLNKFQRNSCYEDMKSELSLFMFNLIDNFPLEKDCFKEDKFIINYIYKSLKNKFIQVNKLHQKVKSYETNIDIIWVNNCDYANLLSTVIFEDIIKDLTQNEKNILRKIYLHGLRESEISRELNISRQAVNKTHLRALEKLKKLIN, encoded by the coding sequence ATGAGTAATTTATATGAGTCTATAAGAAAATATAAATGTGGATACATAGAAGAAATTTTAAATATATTAGATATGTTTGATCCATTATTAAATAAATTTCAAAGAAATAGTTGCTACGAAGATATGAAAAGCGAATTATCTCTATTTATGTTTAATTTAATAGATAACTTTCCTTTAGAAAAAGATTGTTTTAAAGAGGATAAATTTATCATTAATTATATTTATAAATCACTAAAAAATAAATTTATACAGGTAAACAAATTACACCAAAAAGTTAAATCATATGAAACTAATATAGATATAATATGGGTAAATAATTGTGATTATGCAAATTTATTATCAACTGTAATCTTTGAAGATATAATTAAAGATCTTACTCAAAATGAAAAAAACATTTTAAGAAAAATATATTTACATGGACTAAGGGAATCTGAAATATCAAGAGAATTAAATATTTCAAGACAAGCTGTAAATAAAACACATTTAAGAGCTTTGGAAAAACTAAAAAAATTAATAAATTAA
- the recA gene encoding recombinase RecA has product MGHITDIEGRKKALDDALKQIEKDFGKGSVMKLGDTSNLEIDTISTGSLSIDLAIGIGGLPKGRIIEIYGPESSGKTTVTLHAVAEAQKSGGIAAFIDAEHALDPIYAKAIGVNVDDLIVSQPDTGEQALEIAEALIRSGAIDLIVVDSVAALVPKAEIEGDMGDSHIGLQARLMSQALRKLTGSIKKSNCVAIFINQLREKVGVMFGSPETTTGGRALKFYSSVRLDVRKIDTIKQGDKVMGSRTRVKVVKNKVAPPFTQCEFDIMYGEGISKTGEVLDIATDKDIVKKSGAWYSYNDSKLGQGREKVKQFLDDNKDLLEELESENTENVNLDNENNENRVENTISGVNKIGTDRIL; this is encoded by the coding sequence ATGGGACATATAACAGATATAGAGGGCAGAAAAAAAGCTTTAGATGATGCTTTAAAGCAAATAGAAAAGGATTTTGGTAAAGGTTCGGTTATGAAATTAGGAGACACGTCTAATTTAGAGATTGATACTATATCTACAGGATCATTAAGTATAGATTTAGCAATTGGAATAGGTGGACTTCCGAAAGGAAGAATTATTGAAATATACGGACCCGAGTCGTCAGGGAAAACTACTGTAACACTTCATGCAGTAGCAGAAGCACAAAAAAGTGGTGGAATTGCAGCCTTTATAGATGCTGAGCATGCACTAGACCCTATTTATGCAAAAGCTATAGGTGTAAATGTAGATGATTTAATAGTTTCTCAACCCGATACAGGAGAGCAAGCATTAGAGATAGCGGAAGCATTAATCAGAAGTGGAGCTATAGATTTAATTGTAGTTGACTCTGTTGCAGCATTAGTCCCAAAAGCTGAAATAGAAGGAGATATGGGAGATTCTCATATTGGATTACAAGCAAGGCTTATGTCGCAAGCACTTAGAAAATTAACAGGTTCTATAAAGAAATCTAACTGTGTAGCAATATTTATAAATCAGTTAAGAGAAAAAGTTGGGGTAATGTTTGGTAGTCCCGAAACTACAACAGGTGGACGTGCTCTTAAATTCTACTCTTCTGTAAGATTAGATGTTAGAAAAATAGACACTATAAAGCAAGGTGATAAAGTAATGGGAAGCAGGACAAGAGTAAAAGTAGTTAAAAATAAAGTTGCTCCCCCATTCACACAATGTGAGTTTGACATAATGTATGGAGAAGGAATATCTAAAACTGGTGAAGTTTTAGACATAGCAACTGATAAGGATATAGTTAAGAAATCGGGTGCTTGGTATAGTTACAATGATAGTAAACTAGGACAAGGTAGAGAAAAGGTTAAGCAATTTTTAGATGATAATAAAGATTTATTAGAAGAACTTGAAAGTGAAAATACTGAAAATGTTAATTTAGATAATGAAAATAATGAGAATAGAGTTGAAAATACTATCTCTGGGGTAAATAAAATAGGAACAGATAGAATACTATAA
- a CDS encoding replication initiation protein, producing MNDISTNDKCIELLMQSKQLVHTSYEVTAIQNRIFYYCLLTAQKEKNGELSCTVKLEDIKKLIPNKNQRTLENIKKTIQILKQTSLEFEKKEDGDTIECDYNLIAGSEYNVNKETFNIKLSHRLYRHLIDYTVYAPLNLDILTKFKSFYTQRLYELLRLWSRTDRLIIKSFRIDQLRFVLGVENKYPEYKNFKQRVLNQAIKEINQIGNMKLEIEEVKNGRRVSEIKFKIYDLEQKVYFKKDDKSNMIESMGQDSLIEQPIKNTKPKEEDKEFYVPNKKLFTAKTLENFKKEFINYDFKDSTYKKLLQEAILVTLEKDDEEKIKVKSYNYFKKTLENKIKDNLSRLSKSKTSKTRFHNINQTFEKYSAAELENMLLESQADKFENFSKDTKKGKILEVWNDLENQIG from the coding sequence ATGAATGATATTTCAACCAATGATAAGTGCATAGAATTATTAATGCAGTCAAAGCAATTGGTACATACATCATATGAGGTGACAGCAATACAAAATAGAATTTTTTACTATTGTTTATTAACAGCTCAGAAAGAAAAAAATGGGGAACTGAGTTGTACTGTAAAATTAGAAGATATAAAAAAACTTATACCTAATAAAAATCAAAGAACTTTGGAGAATATAAAGAAAACAATACAAATTTTAAAACAAACGTCATTAGAATTTGAAAAGAAAGAGGATGGAGATACAATAGAGTGTGATTATAATTTAATTGCTGGAAGTGAGTATAACGTAAATAAAGAAACCTTTAATATAAAACTTTCGCATAGATTATATAGACATTTGATAGATTATACTGTTTATGCTCCATTGAATTTAGATATACTAACTAAATTTAAAAGTTTTTATACTCAAAGGTTATATGAATTATTAAGATTATGGAGTAGAACAGATAGGTTAATAATTAAAAGTTTTCGAATAGATCAATTAAGATTTGTGTTAGGAGTAGAAAATAAATATCCAGAATATAAAAATTTTAAGCAAAGAGTTCTAAACCAAGCGATTAAGGAAATTAATCAAATAGGAAATATGAAATTGGAGATAGAAGAAGTTAAAAATGGGAGAAGAGTGAGTGAAATAAAATTTAAGATTTATGATTTAGAACAAAAAGTTTATTTTAAAAAAGATGATAAAAGTAATATGATAGAAAGCATGGGGCAAGATAGTTTAATAGAACAACCAATTAAAAATACAAAGCCTAAAGAAGAAGATAAAGAATTTTATGTTCCAAATAAAAAGTTATTTACGGCAAAAACACTAGAGAATTTCAAAAAGGAATTTATAAATTATGATTTTAAAGACAGTACATATAAGAAATTATTGCAAGAGGCAATTTTGGTAACTCTAGAAAAGGATGATGAGGAAAAGATTAAAGTTAAATCTTATAATTATTTCAAAAAAACTTTAGAAAATAAAATTAAAGATAATTTATCTAGATTAAGTAAATCAAAAACATCGAAAACTAGATTTCATAATATAAATCAAACTTTTGAAAAATATAGTGCCGCTGAATTGGAGAATATGCTATTAGAAAGTCAAGCAGATAAGTTTGAGAATTTTTCTAAGGATACGAAAAAAGGAAAAATTTTAGAAGTATGGAACGATTTAGAAAATCAAATAGGTTAA
- a CDS encoding helix-turn-helix transcriptional regulator, which produces MEKKKYLKENIKYLRNKNKLSYDKFATYVKISRFAIVNIEKGLTEDPSIVTIIAIAKAFDITVGDLLYKDLKGGD; this is translated from the coding sequence ATGGAAAAGAAGAAATACTTAAAAGAAAATATAAAATATCTAAGAAATAAAAATAAATTATCATATGATAAATTTGCTACATATGTAAAGATATCTCGCTTTGCAATAGTTAATATTGAAAAAGGATTAACAGAAGATCCTTCGATAGTAACTATTATTGCAATTGCCAAAGCATTTGATATTACAGTAGGTGATTTACTGTATAAAGATTTGAAAGGGGGTGACTAA